In the Planctomycetaceae bacterium genome, ACTTCTGTCCCGAATTTCAACGGAATCGACAGCTTCACCTACACCGCTAATGATGGGACTGTGGATTCTGCTGCAGCGACTGTGACAATCACAGTGGCTCCGGTGAATGATCTTCCTGTCGCAATACCAGACGATTACAACACTTCAGAAGATGTGCCACTGGATATCACACTTCCCGGCATACTTAGCAACGATCTGGATGCAGACGGTGATCCGCTAACGGCGAGGCTCATTTCGGTCCCAGCCCACGGCACTTTGACAGTGAACCCGGATGGCAGCTTTAACTACGTTCCGGACCTGAATTTCAACGGAAGTGACAGTTTTACTTATGTCGCGAACGATGGAGTAGTTGATTCAGAGGCGGCCAAAGTTACCATCAGAGTCGCTGCAGTCAACGATGCACCAGTCGCCACCCCAGATCGCTATTCGATCAGCGAAGACAACACACTAACCGTGGTCATCCCGGGCGTGCTGAATAATGACACCGACATTGACGGTGATGCCCTGACGGGAAGACTTGTTGCTGGCCCAACTCATGGAACGCTGTTGCTGGACTCAAACGGCCACTTCACCTACACACCGGCCTTGAACTACAACGGCACCGATACATTCACGTACGTCGCGAATGACGGATCGCTGGATTCAGCGCCAACGACTGTCACGATCACCGTGACTGCAGTGAATGATGCACCGCTTGCCATTGGCGAGGACTTTGCCGTGGATGCTGGAACGGTACTGAATATTACACTACCCGGTATTTTGGCGAACGACAGTGATGTTGACGGAGATGGACTCACAGCAGTCCTCGTGGCTGGGCCGTCGAATGGTTCACTCATACTGAACGCCGACGGTTCGCTGAGCTACACGCCTGCAACAGGCTTCAGTGGCACCGACAGTTTTACCTACGTTGCAAATGACGGCTCGCTGAATTCCGAAACCGCCACTGTCACATTGACTGTGAATCCCATTCTGCCTCCGCCAACGGGTGATATGCACTTCCTTGTGGTCGATACGTCCAGTCGTCGTACATTCGAATACGACGAGGCCGGCGGTGTGCTGAATCATTCTCGGCTCAACACCGAAGACCAGAAACCCCGGGGGATTGCGACCAACAGCAACGGTACTCTCCGCTGGGTGATCGACGAAAAAGGCGAAGTGTTTGTCTACAACGACAGCAATGTCCTTCTTGGTTCATGGGAATTTGAAGGCGTAGACAAAGCTCAGGGCATCGCGATCAATGGCAACGATCTGTGGGTTGTTGACAGCAGCAATGATCGAGCGTACCTGTTCTCAGGAGCCGCTTCACGTCGTTCCGGCAGTGCCAGTCCGGACTTCAGTTTTGCATTGAGCAACTCCAACAGAAATGCAAAAGACCTGGTGACTGATGGGGAGCATATCTGGATCGTCAACGACACGGCTTCGGTCGATCGAGTGTTCCGATACTCGATGGCAGGTACGCCTGATGGAAGCTGGGTGATTGATTCGGCGAATACTCAGCCGACAGGCATTGCTCTGTCGCCGGACGGTACGGGGACGCTCTGGATCGTTGATTCCCTGAGCGACCGTGTTTATGGATACGATGTCGGCACAACCCGATTCTCAGGCAATCTTTCTGCCACGCATCAGTTTGCTCTGAATTCACTCGACAGAAACGCTCAGGGCATCGCAACCGTCGTTCCGCCAGTGTCTACCGGGCTCGCCTCACCCGCAAGCGTTTTGACACCCATCGCAAAAGCGACGGCATCATCACTCTTTGATGATCCTGCTGAGATGTCCATGACGATTGCGACATCCGATTCCCCATCGACGCGGACAACGACCGCCAGGATCGCCACCGTAAGAATCGAAGTGCAGAGCCACGATGATGACACGTTCGTCAAATCAGAGCGCGAAGTGTCGGGGGAACGTCCGGATCTGGAAGACTCACTTCTGGACGAGGCTTTCGGAACGGACGACTTGTTTCTGCTTCTGGGCAGCTAAAAAACTCCGCAACAATTCATTCTCCAGAAACTCAGGTCAATCCTTGACCTGAGTTTTTTCGTCGTGGAACAGAAATTTTTGCGGTCGATACGATCAAAGCCAGCGGGAGGTGAACATCCCTGGGAGTTGGAAAATCACCGGGAAATCATCCGCCACAAAGCGGAGACTTCTTCTGCACAATCCGGGGGCATTTGGGAGCCATTTCTGCATTCAATTGTTTGTATTCCTGCCATCTATCGGGAAGATGATCTTCAAAGAAAATGGCTTCGACCGGGCACTCAGGAACACAGGCTTCACAGTCGAGGCATTCATCGGGATCGATAAACAGCATGGCCTCTCCTTCGTAGAAGCAGTCGACGGGGCAAACGACAATGCAGTCCGTATACTTGCAGTTAAAACAGGGTTCAGCCACAACGTGAGTCATTGGAGTTCCTCCGGAAAAGGAAATAGGTTTGGAGAGAAAAGGCCCTTCATTTGATGAATGCAGATGTGGCTCGATGACCGGACAAGAATCTCAGAAAAACATAATGTCAGCGGAAAGCGGTGCCTGAAA is a window encoding:
- a CDS encoding 4Fe-4S binding protein translates to MTHVVAEPCFNCKYTDCIVVCPVDCFYEGEAMLFIDPDECLDCEACVPECPVEAIFFEDHLPDRWQEYKQLNAEMAPKCPRIVQKKSPLCGG